From Micromonospora carbonacea:
CGCTGGGCGGCACGTCGCTGCTGTCCGTGCAGATGGTGCTGCGGATCCAGCAGCAGTACGGCGTGCTGATCAACCTGCACCGGGCCGGCGGCAGCCGGGCCACCGTACGCCGGCTCGCCGGGATCGTCCGGGCCGGCGTCACCCCCGACCGGCAGAGCGCGGCCGACCGGGACGGCGAGCTGATCGACGCGGACCTGGCGCTGCCGATCGGGCCGCTGGCCCCGCGTCGCGCCCCGGGCCGGGACGTGCTGCTCACCGGCGCGGCGGGCTACCTCGGCGCGTTCCTGCTGCACGAGTTGCAGCGCGCCGGCCGGCGCGTCCACTGCGTCGTGCGGGCGGCCGACGAGCAGGCGGGCATGCGGCGGCTGCGGGAGACCGCCGCGCGTCTGGCCCTGCCGGAGCCGGACCCCGAGCTGGTCCGCGTCGTCCCGGCGGACCTGCGGGCCTTCGCCGGCACGGACGCCGGGGACCTCGACGGCGAACTCGCCGACCAGGTCGGGCACGTGCTGCACTGCGCGGCCCGGGTGGTCTTCACCGAGCCGTACCGAACGCTGCGGGAGGACAACGTCCTGCCGATGGCGGGCCTGCTGAACTGGATGTGCCGGCACGGCATCCGCGACTTCAGCTACGTGTCGACGCTGGCCGCGACGGGCGCGGGGTCGGGCACGGCGGGCACCCGGCTGGAGACCCGCAGGCAGCCCCTGCACTCCGACCTGGGCGGCTACGGGGTCAGCAAGTGGGTCGGCGAGCGGCTGCTGGAGAAGGCCGAGGAGGCCGGCCTCCGTGGCCGGGTGTTCCGGCCCGGCCTGATCATGGCGGCCCGGGACACCGGGGCCTGCAACAACAAGGACCTGGTGTGGCGGATGCTCGCCAGCGGCATCGCGGTCGGCGCCCACCCCACCGACGAGCGCGCCGAGCCGGTCTCCCCGGTCGACGTGGTCGCCCGGGCGGTCGTGTCGCTGGCGCTGTCGCCGTCGTCGGTCGGCCGGGTCTACCACCTGGCCGACGAGCGTTCGATCAGCACCCGGGAGCTGTTCGACATGCTCGGTCGGGCCGGGCTGCCGACCGAGCCGATGCCGCTGCCGCAGTGGCAGCGGCGGGTGGCCGAGCGGGCGCTGGACGGCGGCAGCGAGGTCATGTCGGCCGTCGCCCTCTACGAGTTGGAGGGGCACGAGCTGGCCGAGGACGACGTGCAGGTCCGGGGCTGGCAGCCCTGGCTGCGCAAGCAGGGCCTCTCCGCCGCCGTCACCCCCGAGCAGCTGCGCCGGGGCCTGGAGTTCCTGGCCGGACGCCACGAGGAGTTCGCCGCGCTCCTGCCCGACCTGGCGGGACGGCGGGGCGATGACGTCAACGCGATCGAGGAGCGGGTATGAAGCAGCGACATGTCGCCGTGCTGGGCGCGGGAGTGATGGGCAGCGCCATCGCCGCCCTCGCCGTCGGCAACGGCCTGCCGGTCACCCTGGTCGACGTCGACCGGGCCGTGCTGGACCGGGCCCGGGGCGAGGTCACCCGCCACCTGCGGCTGGCCCGGCTGATGGGGGCGCAGACCGGGGCGGACGTGGCCGAGCTGCGTACCACCGTGGACCTGGCCGACGTGGCCGACGCCGACGTGGTCGTCGAGGCCGTCACCGAGCTGGCCGACGTCAAGGCGAAGGTGCTCACCGAGGTGTCCGCGCTCGTCGGGCCGGAGGCGCTGGTGCTCACCAACACCTCCGCCATCCCGGTGGACGAGCTGGCCGGCTCGGTCGCGCACCCCGAGCGCACCGTCGGCGCCCACTTCATGAACCCGCCGTACCTGATCAAGACGGTGGAGGTGGTCCGGGGGCCGCGCAGCTCCGAGGCCGCGCTGGCCGTCGCCCGGGACTTCCTGACCGGCATGGGCCGGGAGGTCGTGGTGGTCGGGGACGGGCCGGGCTTCGTCATCAACCGGGTGCTGCAACGGATGATCAACGAGGCGGCCCGGATCGCGGACGAGGGGCTCGCCACGCCGGAGGAGATCGATCTGCTGTTCACCGGCTGCCTCGGGCACCGCACCGGACCGCTGGCCACCGCCGACCTGATCGGCCTGGACAACGTCGTCGACTCGCTGCAGGTGCTCCGCGACCGCACGGGCGACCAGGGTTACGAGCCATCCGCGCTGCTGCTGGCCAAGGTCGCCGACGGCGACTTCGGGCGCAAGACCGGGCGTGGCTTCTACGAGCACAGGGGGACCAAGTGAGCTCATCGACCACCGACCAGCACACCCTCAGCCCGGGATCGATCCGCGGCCAGCTCACCGCGTTCCTGGAGCGGCAGACCAAGAAGGACATCGAACCGAACCTCGACATCTTCGCCGCCGGCCTGGTCTCGTCGCTGTTCGCGCTGGAGCTGGTGGTGCACATCGAGTCGACGTTCGACGTCGTCATCGGCGGGCCCGACCTGCGGCTCGACAACTTCCGGACGGTCGACCGGATGACCGAGCTGGTCCTGCGGCTGCGCGGGGACTCCGATGGCTGAGCGGTGGTCGGAGGCGGCGGCGCTGGTCGCCGCCGCCGTCGGCGATCACGCGGAGACCTGGGACCGCACCGGTCGGATCCCGCTGGAGACCCTGCGCGAGCTGGGCACCAAGGGGGTGCTCTGCGCGCAGATCCCCCAGGAGTACGGCGGCCTCGGCCTGTCCAGCCTGGACAACGGCGAGCTGACCGCCGCCACCGGGGCCCGGTGCAGCTCGCTGCGCAGCGTCCTCACCTCGCAGGGCATGGCGGCGTGGACCATCCTGCGCCTCGGCTCGGCCGCCCAGCGGCGTGCCCACCTGGCCGCGCTGTCCAGCGGCAGCCTCGCCGGGGTCGCCTTCAGCGAGCCGGGGGCGGGCAGCGACCTGTCCGCGATGAGCACCCGGATCAGCGAGGACGGCACCGGCCTGCGGGTCGACGGGCAGAAGGTGTGGATCACCGTCGGCGCGTACGCCGACCTGCTGGTGGTCTTCGGCCGCTTCGGCGACGAGGCCGCGGCCGTGCTGGTGCCGACGGACGCGCCGGGCGTCCGCATCGAGCGGGTGGCCGACCCGCTCGGCTGCCGGGCCGCCGGCCACGCCGACGTCCACCTCGACGGGGTACGCCTGCCCAGGGACGCGGTGCTCGGCGGGGCGGCCATGCCGCTGGGCCTGATCGCCACCACGGCGCTGACGTACGGCCGGGTCTCCGTGGCCTGGGGCTGCGTGGGGATCCTGCGCAGTTGCCTGGCCGAGGCCGCCCGGCACGCCGCCTCCCGGGCCCAGGGCGGGGCCATGCTCGCGTCCCACCAGCTCGTGCGGCGGCACCTGGCGGAGCTGACGGTCGCCGAGCAGGCCGCGACCCGGCTGTGCGAGCACGCCAGCCGGGCCTGGGACGCCCGGACGTCCGACCTGGTCATGGCCGCGGTGCTGGCCAAGCACTTCGCCGCCACCCGGGCCGCCGAGGGGGCGAGCACGGCGGTGCAGGTGCTCGCGTCGGCCGGCAGCCGCGACGGGCACCCGGTGGCCCGCGCCTACCGGGACGCCAAGCTCATGGAGCTCATCGAGGGGAGCAACGAGATGTCCCAGCTCATGCTGGCCGACCACGCGCTGGCGGCCTGGTCATGACCGTCGGCATCGGGGCGATCCACTGCGTCCTGCCGGAGGGGTCCACCCCGGTCGCCGGGCTGCCCGAGGTCGACGCGCTGCGGACCGAGGAACGCGAGTTCGTCGGCACCTGCGGGATCGACCGCGTCGGCGTGTTCCCGGACGCCCCGACCACGGACTTCGCCGTCCAGGCGTGTCAGGAGCTGGGCAAGGCGACGCCGCTGGACCCGGACGTGCTGATCATGGTGGGGTCGCGCGCGCCGGACGTCCTGCTCGGCTCCGACTCGGGGCGGCTGCAACTCGACGGCGGCTTCGACCGCGCGTTCGCCTTCACCCTGGACGGTCTCGGCTGCACCGGTTCCAGCGCCGCCTGGGCGCTGGCCCGGGACCTCCTGGTCGCCGACCCGGGCCGGCAGAGCGTGCTGATAGCGCACGCCAGCCGCCCCACCGGCGTGGACCGGGTGCGCTTCCCGGTGACGGTGATCGGCGACGGGGCGTACGCGATGACCGTCGTCCGCGGCGGCAGCCCGGCCCTGGTGGCGCACCGGCAGGAGAGCGACGGCACGTTCCACGACCTGTTCCGGGTGGACTACAAGCAGTCCCCCTGGTACGAGTGGCGCGAGGAGTGCGAGTCGCCCGACCGGTACCGGTTCGAGCTGGCCCTGCACAGCCGGCAGCGGCTGGGCCGGATGGTCGAGACGGTCCTCGCCGACGCCGGGATCACCAAGGCCGACGTCGCCGCGACGCTCATGCAGAACGTGACCGCGAGCGCGTACGGCTTCTACCAGTCCCTGCTCGGGCTGCCCATCCACCCGGTCTGCCAGCGCCAGCTCGCCGCGTACGGCCACCTCGGCGCGATGGACGTCGTGCTCAACCTGGACCGGCTCCTCGCCGGTGGCGACGTCGGCTCCGGCGATCACGTCCTGGTCCTCAACAACAGCCCCGTGGCGGCCTGGGCGGCCACGGTCTGGCGCATCTGACGAAGGGAACGACCGTGAGCCAGACTCCACCGACGGTGAAGTGTCTCGTCTGGGACCTGGACAACACCCTGTGGCGGGGCACGCTGCTGGAGGACGGCGAGGTGACCCTGCCCGACGAGGTGCGGGAGGTCATCGCCACCCTGGACGCCCGGGGGATCCTCCAGTCGGTCGCCAGCCGCAACGACCACGAGCACGCGTGGGCCCGGCTGGTGGAACTCGGCGTGGCCGACTACTTCGTCGTCCCGCAGATCGGCTGGGGGCGCAAGCCCGACTCGATCCGGGCGATCGCCGACGAGCTCCAGTTCGCCCTGAACACGATCGCGTTCATCGACGACCAGCCGACCGAGCTGGCCGAGATCGGCCACCAGCTGCCCGAGGTCCGGTGCTACCGGGCCGACCAGGCCGGGACGCTGACCGGCCTGCCCGAGTTCAGCCCGGCGGCCGTCACGGTGGACTCCCGCCGCCGCCGGCAGATGTACCAGGCGAAGTTCCGCCGGGACACCGCGCGGGAGGGTTTCCAGGGCCCGGACGAGGAGTTCCTGCGCAGCCTGGAGCTGGAGATGGTCATCGACCGGGCGCGGGACGAGGACATCTCCCGCCTGGAGGAGCTGACCCTGCGCACCAGCCAGATGAACGCCACCGGCGTGCACTACTCCGACGCGACCCTGCGCGGCCTGCTCGACGACCCGCGGCACGAGGTGCTGGTGGTCAGCATGACCGACCGGTTCGGCCCGCACGGCGCGGTCGGGGTGGCGCTGCTGGCCCGGCACCCGGGCGTGTGGCACCTGAAGCTGCTCGCCACCTCCTGCCGGGTGGTGTCCTTCGGCGCGGGCGCGATCATCCTGCGCTGGATCGGTGACCAGGCGGCGCGGGCCGGCGTGCACCTCGCCGCGGACTTCCGGCCGACGAACCGCAACCGGATCATGGAGGTCGCCTACCGGTTCGCCGGCTTCGCCGACGACGGGTGCGACTGCCTGGCCGACGTGGGCCCGGCGGGCGAGGAGGGGGTGCAACTGCTGCACCTGCGGCCCGAGCGCACCTGCGGGCCGACGTCGCTGCGGCTGCGCGCCCCGGCGCTCGACGACGCCGACACCGGGCTGCGGGACTGGTCGGAGGTGGTGCCGGCATGACCGGGACGACCCTCTACGAGCTGTTCGCCGCCTCCGCCGACCGCTACCCGGACGCGATCGCGCTGGAGGTCGAGGGCGACGAGGTGTCCTACGCGGACCTGCACCGCCACGCCCTCGCGCTGGCCGGGGAGATCGTCGCCCGGCACGGCGGCGTGCCGGCCCGGGTGGCGCTGCTCGCCCAGCGCAGCGTCACCGCCTTCGCCGGCTACCTCGCCGCGCAGCGCCTCGGCGCGGCGGTGACCCCCCTCAACCCGGGCTACCCGGTGTTGCGCAACCGGCGGGTGTGCGACCTCGCCCGCGTGGACGTGCTGGTCGCCGACGAGTCCGGCGCGCCGCAACTCGCCGACGGCCTCGGCGACGCCGCCCCGACGGTGCTCGCGCTCGACGACGACCGGGTCCGCGCGCTCGCCGGCACCGGCGTCGGCCTCGCCGGCTACCACGGCGGCCCGGACGACGTGGCCTACGTCCTGTTCACCTCCGGGTCGACCGGGCGGCCCAAGGGGGTGCCGGTCCCGCAGCGCGCGGCGGTGGCGTACGTCCGCCACAACGTCGACCGCTTCGCCGTGGGCCCGGGGGCGCGGGTGTCCCACACCTTCGACCTCACCTTCGACCCGTCGGTGTTCGACCTCTTCGTGACCTGGGCCGGCGGCGCGACCCTGGCCGTGCCCCGCCGCGCGGAGCTGCTCAACCCCGTGGACTACCTGCGGGACCGGCGGATCACGCACTGGTTCTCCGTGCCGTCGGTGGTCTCGGTCGGTGACGAGCTGGGCACCCTGCCCACCGGGCAGGTCACCGACCTGCGGTACAGCATCTTCATCGGCGAGCCGCTCACCTACCGGCAGGCCGAACGGTGGCAGGAGATCGCCCCGGGGGCCGTCGTCACCAACGTGTACGGGCCGACCGAGCTGACCGTGGCCTGCACCGAGTTCCGGCTGGACCTCGACCCGCTGCGGTGGCCGGCGACCTCCAACGACACCGTGCCGATCGGGCCGGTCTACGACTTCCTCGACCACGTGATCGTCGGCGCGGACGGCCGCGCCGCCGAGGAGGGCGAGCTGTGCGTGCGCGGGGTGCAGAGGTTCGTCGGATACCTGGACTCCGGCGACGATGTCGGCCGATTCTTGACGTATGGTCCCGACGGCGCCGAACCGTACGAAGGCGGCGGCCTCACCGACGAGCACTACTACCGCACCGGGGACCGGGTCCGCATCGAGGACGGCAACCTCGTCCACCTCGGCCGGTTGGACAACCAGGTGAAGGTGCGCGGGTACCGCATCGAGCTCGGTGAGATCGAGGCGGCGCTGCGCCGGCACTACGGCGTGACCCAGGCCGTCGTCGTCGCGGTCAACCGGACAGGAGAGACGGAATTGATCGGCTTCTACACGGGCGAGGAGGCGCCGCAGTTGCGGCGCTGGCTGCGCCGGCAGGTGCCGCTGCACATGGTGCCCCGGGTGCTCAACCACCTGGCCGCCATGCCGCTGAACGCCAACGGCAAGATCGACCGGGGGGTGCTGCGGGACTCCGTGGCGGAACTGGCGACGGCGGGCCCGGCGTGACGGCGACCGCCCGGCTGCGTGCCGTGACGGCCGAACTCGTCCCGCCCGCGGGCGTGGTGCGGGTGGTGTCGCTGAGCAACCTGGCCAAGACCGCCGCGCACGGCATCATCATGTCGGTAAGCGTGCTGTACTTCACCACGTCGATCGGGATCTCGGCCACCAGGGTCGGCCTGGCGCTGACCATCGGGGCGGCGGTCGGCATGCTGGTCGCGGTGCCGGCGGGTCACGCCGCCGACATCTTCGGACCGCGCAACGCCACCGTGCTCGCCATGCTCGCGCTCGGGCTGGTCACCTGCGGCTACGCCTTCGCCACCAGCTTCTGGTGGCTCACCGCCGTCGCCTGTCTCGTGCTGGCCGGCGAGTCCGCCACCGACGCGTCCCGGGGGGCGCTGGTCGCCGGCGTGGTGCCGCCGGAGGAACGGGTCCGGGCCTGGTCCTACTTCCGCGCCGTGGCCAACCTGGGCGTCACCCTCGGCGCGGTGATCGGCGGGATCGGGCTCTACTTCGACTCCCAGGCGGGCTACCGGGCGCTACTGCTCCTCGCGGGTGCGCTGTTCGCGGTCGCCGGCCTGGCCTACCTGCGGGTGCCGGTCGTGCCGCCGACCCGCAACACCGAGGCGCAGCCCAGCCTCGTCGTGCTGCGGGACCGGCCGTACGCGGCGTTCGTCGTGCTCAACGCGCTGCTGGTGATGAACGGGCCGCTGCTGACCGTGGCGCTGCCCATCTGGATCGCGCAACGCACCGAGGCCCCCACCGCGATCTACCCCGTCATCCTCGTGATCAACACGATCTGCGTGGTGCTGCTACAGGTACGCGTCAGCCGGGGAGCGGAACGCCTCGACGGTGGCGCGTGGGCCTGGCAACGGGCCGGGCTGGTGCTCGCCGCGTGCTGCGTGCTCTTCGCCCTCGCCGGTGGCCTGCCCGTCTGGGCCGCGGTGGCGGCCCTGCTCGCCGGCGCCCTCGTGCACGTGCTCGGCGAGATGCTGCACAGCTCGGGGGCGTGGTCCCTGGCGTACGGGCTGGCCCCCGAGGGCAGCCACGGCCAGTACCAGGGGCTGTTCGGCATGTCCACGCAGCTCGGCTCCACCATCACCCCGTTCGCCGCGACCGTGCTCATCATCGGCTTCGGCTGGTCCGGCTGGCTCGTCTTCGGCGCGGTCATGTGCGCCGCCGGCCTGCTCGCCCCCGTCGTGGTGCGCGCGGCGCGCAAGGACCCGACCCGCAGCGGCTTCTCCGCGCCGGACGAGCCGGCGAAGGTGCCCGAGACCAGGCCGGCGACGGACGAGCCGACGGCGGGCGAGTCGGCGACGGTGGCCGGCGACGGGGCGGCCGGTGATCCCCTCTCGACCGACAGGAGCTGACCGGATGGACTTCAGCCTCTTCTACTTCGCCAACGACAGCCGGCTCGGCCAGCACGACCGGTACCGCGTGCTGCTGGAGGGCGCCCGGTTCGCCGACGCCAACGACTTCGCCGCCGTCTGGACGCCGGAGCGCCACTTCCACCCGTTCGGCGGCCTCTACCCGAACCCGTCGGTCACCAGCGCGGCGGTCGCGGCGGTGACCAGCCGGGTGGCGATCCGCGCGGGCAGCGTCGTCGCGCCGCTGCACCACCCGCTGCGCATCGCGGAGGAGTGGGCCATGGTGGACAACCTCTCCAACGGGCGGGTCGGCGTGTCCCTCGCCTCCGGCTGGCACGCCGCCGACTTCGTGCTCCGCCCGGAGACGTACGCCGACCGCCGCGCCCTCCTGGCCGAGTACGCCGAGCAGGTCCGCGCGCTGTGGCGGGGCGAGTCGATCACCGCCACCGACGGGGTCGGGGAGGCCCGGCAGGTACGCGTCTTCCCGCCGCCGGTGCAGGCGGAGCTGCCCATCTGGCTGACCAGCGGCGGCGCGGTGGAGACCTTCCGCACCGCCGGCGAGCTCGGCGCGGGCCTGCTGACCCACCTGCTCGGCCAGGACCTCGACGAGCTGGCCGCGAAGATCGCGGTCTACCGGGAGGCCGCCGCGGCCCGGCCCGGCGGCTGGCCGGGGCACGTGGCCCTCATGGTGCACACCCACCTCGGCGACGACGAGGACGAGACGCGGGACCTCGTACGCCCCGCGTTGAGCGACTACATCCGCAGCTCGCTGCACCTGATCCTCGGGTCCAGGATGGACGGCAAGCGCAGCATCGACCCGTCCCGGCTGCCCCCCGAGGAGCTCGACTTCCTGGTCGAGCGGTCGTTCCAGCGCTACTTCGACGAGGGGGGCCTGCTGGGCACGGTCGACAAGGCGTACGGCGTGGCGGACCGGCTGCGGGAGATCGGGGTGGACGAGGTGGCCTGCCTGATCGACTTCGGGCTGCCGGACAAGACGGTGCTGGCCGGGCTGGACCAGCTCAACGAGCTGCGGCTGCGGTTCGCCTCCGCCGACGGCTGACCGGCATGGCCGCGCGGGGGCGACCGAAGGCCGAGCTGGTCCTCTCCGGGGGCGAGCGCCGCACGCTGGAGGAGTGGGCGGCGTGGACGGGCGGTGGCCGCCTCGCCCTGCGGGCCCGGATCGTGCTGGCCAGCGCGGAGGGGCTGTCCAACCGGGACGTCGCCACGAAGCTGGAGGTGGGGCCGCACACGGCGGGCAAGTGGCGGGCCCGCTTCGTCGACCGGCGGCTCGCCGGTCTGCTCGACGGGCCACGGTCGGGGGCCGGCCGGCGGATCACGGCGGCGCAGGCCGACGCCGTGCTGGCCCGGACGCTCCAGACGGCGCCCCCGGCCGGGGCCGGGCTCTGGTCGACCCGCGCCATGGCGGCGGCGGTGGGGCTCAACCAGACCGCGGTCTCCCGGCTCTGGCGGGCGGCGGGCCTGCGGCCCCACCAGGTCGCCACCTGGCGGCTGTTCCAGGATCCGCGCTTCGCGGCGACGGTACGCCTGGTCGCCGGGCTGCGGACCGCGGCGGGCGACCGGATCCTGGCGCTGGCGACGGAGCCGGTCGGGCCGGGCCAGCCGGGCCCGCCCTCCGGCCCCCGCTCCGTGGCCCCGACCGGCCTCGCTCCGACCGGCCCGGTTCCGACCGGCCTCGCTCCGACCGGCCCGGCCCCGACCGGCCCCGCTCCGACCGGCCCCGCTCCGACCGGCCCCGATCCGACCGGCCCCGATCCGACCGGCCCCGATCCGACCGGCCTGACGCCCGGCGGGGCCGTCGGGGAGGTGCTCGACTTCCTCGCCGCGCTCGACGCGCGCCTGCCACCCGAGTGGGAGGTGCACGTCGCCTGCATCGGGCGGACGGCACGCGGGCACCCGGCGGTGCGGGCCTGGCTCGGCGCGCACCCCCGGTTCCACCTGCATCCGGTGCCGGTGGCCCAGAGCTGGCAGCGGCTGCTGGACCGGTGGGCGGGCCGGCCGGCCCCCGACGTTCAACGGCGGCGCAGCGCGGTCACGCCCCAGGAGAAGCCCATCCCGCTGCTCGCCACCAGCACCACGTCCCCCGGGGAGAGCCGACCCTCGTCCATCAGCTCGGCGAGGGCGAGGAACGGGTCCGAGCCGCCCATGTGCCCGTAGCGGTGGTAGTTGAACACGGACCGTTCCGGTGGCACGCCCAACGCCCCGAGGACCCGCTCGTGCATGTTGCGGTCGCCCTGGTTGATGAGGAAGTAGCGCACGTCCGCCGGGGCCAGGTCCAGGGTCGACAGCGTGTCGTTGGTCAGCTCCACGAAGTTGCGCAGGTACGCGTCGCCGAGCCCTCGGCGGTGTCCGCGCCGACGCATGAGAATGCGGTCGTCCTCGATGTCGCCGGAGTAGTAGTCGGCCCACTCCGGCTCGGTGCGCATCTGCGAGTGCAGCAGTTCGAGCGGCCCGTCGCGGCCGACGAGAACGGCGGCGGGGGCGTCGCCGAAGTTGAACAGCATCTTCGAGTCGGGGTCGTGGTAGTCGACCAGTTGGCTCAGCCGGTCGCCGACGAGGACCAGGGCGTGCCGGGCGCGACCGAGGGTGATCTTGTCGGCGGCGAGCTGCACCGCCGTCATCGCCGCGTTGCAGAAGTTGGACACCTCGAAGCAGTGCGCCCGCTCGATGCCCAGTTCGGCGGCGACCTTCGCCGCCGGTGACCAGAACGGCCGGTCCCACTCGCCGGAGCCGGCGTAGAGCACCAGGTCGACGTCGGCCGGCGAGACGCCGCTGCGCTTGAGCACCGTGCCGGCGGCCTCGGTGGCGAGCTCCCATGCGGTCTCGTACTCGTCGAGGACGGGGAACCGCTCGGTGTGGGTGATCTCCAGGATCTCGGCCAGC
This genomic window contains:
- a CDS encoding 3-oxoacyl-ACP synthase III family protein, with translation MAAIVDFEVRLPSGQADVRDMQQASGLALAEILEITHTERFPVLDEYETAWELATEAAGTVLKRSGVSPADVDLVLYAGSGEWDRPFWSPAAKVAAELGIERAHCFEVSNFCNAAMTAVQLAADKITLGRARHALVLVGDRLSQLVDYHDPDSKMLFNFGDAPAAVLVGRDGPLELLHSQMRTEPEWADYYSGDIEDDRILMRRRGHRRGLGDAYLRNFVELTNDTLSTLDLAPADVRYFLINQGDRNMHERVLGALGVPPERSVFNYHRYGHMGGSDPFLALAELMDEGRLSPGDVVLVASSGMGFSWGVTALRRR
- a CDS encoding acyl carrier protein, with the protein product MSSSTTDQHTLSPGSIRGQLTAFLERQTKKDIEPNLDIFAAGLVSSLFALELVVHIESTFDVVIGGPDLRLDNFRTVDRMTELVLRLRGDSDG
- a CDS encoding HAD-IIIC family phosphatase, with product MSQTPPTVKCLVWDLDNTLWRGTLLEDGEVTLPDEVREVIATLDARGILQSVASRNDHEHAWARLVELGVADYFVVPQIGWGRKPDSIRAIADELQFALNTIAFIDDQPTELAEIGHQLPEVRCYRADQAGTLTGLPEFSPAAVTVDSRRRRQMYQAKFRRDTAREGFQGPDEEFLRSLELEMVIDRARDEDISRLEELTLRTSQMNATGVHYSDATLRGLLDDPRHEVLVVSMTDRFGPHGAVGVALLARHPGVWHLKLLATSCRVVSFGAGAIILRWIGDQAARAGVHLAADFRPTNRNRIMEVAYRFAGFADDGCDCLADVGPAGEEGVQLLHLRPERTCGPTSLRLRAPALDDADTGLRDWSEVVPA
- a CDS encoding 3-oxoacyl-[acyl-carrier-protein] synthase III C-terminal domain-containing protein, giving the protein MTVGIGAIHCVLPEGSTPVAGLPEVDALRTEEREFVGTCGIDRVGVFPDAPTTDFAVQACQELGKATPLDPDVLIMVGSRAPDVLLGSDSGRLQLDGGFDRAFAFTLDGLGCTGSSAAWALARDLLVADPGRQSVLIAHASRPTGVDRVRFPVTVIGDGAYAMTVVRGGSPALVAHRQESDGTFHDLFRVDYKQSPWYEWREECESPDRYRFELALHSRQRLGRMVETVLADAGITKADVAATLMQNVTASAYGFYQSLLGLPIHPVCQRQLAAYGHLGAMDVVLNLDRLLAGGDVGSGDHVLVLNNSPVAAWAATVWRI
- a CDS encoding AMP-binding protein yields the protein MTGTTLYELFAASADRYPDAIALEVEGDEVSYADLHRHALALAGEIVARHGGVPARVALLAQRSVTAFAGYLAAQRLGAAVTPLNPGYPVLRNRRVCDLARVDVLVADESGAPQLADGLGDAAPTVLALDDDRVRALAGTGVGLAGYHGGPDDVAYVLFTSGSTGRPKGVPVPQRAAVAYVRHNVDRFAVGPGARVSHTFDLTFDPSVFDLFVTWAGGATLAVPRRAELLNPVDYLRDRRITHWFSVPSVVSVGDELGTLPTGQVTDLRYSIFIGEPLTYRQAERWQEIAPGAVVTNVYGPTELTVACTEFRLDLDPLRWPATSNDTVPIGPVYDFLDHVIVGADGRAAEEGELCVRGVQRFVGYLDSGDDVGRFLTYGPDGAEPYEGGGLTDEHYYRTGDRVRIEDGNLVHLGRLDNQVKVRGYRIELGEIEAALRRHYGVTQAVVVAVNRTGETELIGFYTGEEAPQLRRWLRRQVPLHMVPRVLNHLAAMPLNANGKIDRGVLRDSVAELATAGPA
- a CDS encoding 3-hydroxyacyl-CoA dehydrogenase family protein — protein: MKQRHVAVLGAGVMGSAIAALAVGNGLPVTLVDVDRAVLDRARGEVTRHLRLARLMGAQTGADVAELRTTVDLADVADADVVVEAVTELADVKAKVLTEVSALVGPEALVLTNTSAIPVDELAGSVAHPERTVGAHFMNPPYLIKTVEVVRGPRSSEAALAVARDFLTGMGREVVVVGDGPGFVINRVLQRMINEAARIADEGLATPEEIDLLFTGCLGHRTGPLATADLIGLDNVVDSLQVLRDRTGDQGYEPSALLLAKVADGDFGRKTGRGFYEHRGTK
- a CDS encoding MupA/Atu3671 family FMN-dependent luciferase-like monooxygenase — encoded protein: MDFSLFYFANDSRLGQHDRYRVLLEGARFADANDFAAVWTPERHFHPFGGLYPNPSVTSAAVAAVTSRVAIRAGSVVAPLHHPLRIAEEWAMVDNLSNGRVGVSLASGWHAADFVLRPETYADRRALLAEYAEQVRALWRGESITATDGVGEARQVRVFPPPVQAELPIWLTSGGAVETFRTAGELGAGLLTHLLGQDLDELAAKIAVYREAAAARPGGWPGHVALMVHTHLGDDEDETRDLVRPALSDYIRSSLHLILGSRMDGKRSIDPSRLPPEELDFLVERSFQRYFDEGGLLGTVDKAYGVADRLREIGVDEVACLIDFGLPDKTVLAGLDQLNELRLRFASADG
- a CDS encoding acyl-CoA dehydrogenase family protein; its protein translation is MAERWSEAAALVAAAVGDHAETWDRTGRIPLETLRELGTKGVLCAQIPQEYGGLGLSSLDNGELTAATGARCSSLRSVLTSQGMAAWTILRLGSAAQRRAHLAALSSGSLAGVAFSEPGAGSDLSAMSTRISEDGTGLRVDGQKVWITVGAYADLLVVFGRFGDEAAAVLVPTDAPGVRIERVADPLGCRAAGHADVHLDGVRLPRDAVLGGAAMPLGLIATTALTYGRVSVAWGCVGILRSCLAEAARHAASRAQGGAMLASHQLVRRHLAELTVAEQAATRLCEHASRAWDARTSDLVMAAVLAKHFAATRAAEGASTAVQVLASAGSRDGHPVARAYRDAKLMELIEGSNEMSQLMLADHALAAWS
- a CDS encoding MFS transporter codes for the protein MTATARLRAVTAELVPPAGVVRVVSLSNLAKTAAHGIIMSVSVLYFTTSIGISATRVGLALTIGAAVGMLVAVPAGHAADIFGPRNATVLAMLALGLVTCGYAFATSFWWLTAVACLVLAGESATDASRGALVAGVVPPEERVRAWSYFRAVANLGVTLGAVIGGIGLYFDSQAGYRALLLLAGALFAVAGLAYLRVPVVPPTRNTEAQPSLVVLRDRPYAAFVVLNALLVMNGPLLTVALPIWIAQRTEAPTAIYPVILVINTICVVLLQVRVSRGAERLDGGAWAWQRAGLVLAACCVLFALAGGLPVWAAVAALLAGALVHVLGEMLHSSGAWSLAYGLAPEGSHGQYQGLFGMSTQLGSTITPFAATVLIIGFGWSGWLVFGAVMCAAGLLAPVVVRAARKDPTRSGFSAPDEPAKVPETRPATDEPTAGESATVAGDGAAGDPLSTDRS